In Aedes albopictus strain Foshan chromosome 3, AalbF5, whole genome shotgun sequence, the following are encoded in one genomic region:
- the LOC115254650 gene encoding uncharacterized protein LOC115254650 yields the protein MPRVSKKRRAAILRCSQRKKRAADNHPDQIRTSAAPVDPDLLAIEQPDGSIEDDYLEYETPSLPSFLPDSDSEPNIPLPPDDADDTPSNERLDAHANSIANLPPTDYDQLSLPELPSVDMFEVLWSENNPLDFSDDLPIEPSSVPSGFVCTDTPYDDNFIDDWHALRDTPLLQNDGGVDGKSASSFDAEFSRDVRVEPVLATTLDSKHPSPCVSPCSISSRIQVDETGEGVYTQLEHVSSTTSMEVLANSTMIQSSSHSNLALGKFFKLLFYSRGSQTISSNDSLIMQFCDPSASHQSCK from the exons ATGCCGCGAGTGTCCAAAAAACGAAGAGCAGCAATCCTGCGGTGCAGCCAGAGGAAGAAGAGGGCAGCGGACAATCACCCGGACCAGATCCGCACGTCTGCGGCACCGGTGGACCCTGATTTGTTGGCAATTGAGCAGCCAGACGGATCAATTGAAG ATGACTACCTGGAATATGAAACGCCGAGCCTCCCTTCGTTCTTGCCAGATTCTGATTCAGAACCAAATATTCCGCTACCTCCGGATGACGCAGACGACACACCATCAAACGAGCGACTGGATGCCCATGCAAACAGTATTGCGAATTTACCGCCAACGGATTATGATCAGTTGTCGCTGCCAGAACTACCGTCTGTCGATATGTTTGAGGTTCTGTGGTCGGAAAACAATCCATTGGACTTCTCAGATGATCTACCTATCGAGCCGTCTTCGGTTCCGTCAGGCTTCGTATGTACTGATACGCCATATGATGACAACTTTATTGACGACTGGCATGCCCTTCGGGATACTCCGCTATTGCAAAATGATGGGGGAGTTGACGGAAAATCAGCGAGTAGCTTCGAtgcggaattctccagggatgtgCGTGTTGAGCCTGTTCTTGCTACTACACTTGACTCCAAACACCCGTCACCGTGTGTTTCACCTTGTTCCATCAGTAGCCGTATACAAGTCGACGAAACTGGAGAAGGTGTATATACCCAGCTGGAACATGTGTCGTCGACTACTTCGATGGAAGTACTGGCGAATAGCACCATGATACAGAGTTCAAGCCATTCGAACCTAGCTCTCGGTAAGTTCTTTAAATTATTATTCTACAGCAGAGGTTCTCAAACGATTTCAAGTAACGACTCACTTATCATGCAATTTTGCGACCCTTCTGCATCACACCAGAGTTGCaagtaa